In the genome of Nocardioides seonyuensis, one region contains:
- the galK gene encoding galactokinase yields the protein MSFLDPGDPADIAEGLATAFVGRHQCTPDAVAGAPGRVNLIGEHVDYNAGRCLPVALPHATYAAVRLRTDDVVTVASLQREDVWTGASRDLGPGAAQHWSSYVSGVVWTLREDGLDVPGLDVLVDGRVPIGAGLSSSAALECSVALAVCAALGVDADRDFRADRLVSACMRAEAEVAGVATGGMDQTVSLLAERGHALLIDCVDGSTQQVPWSPESAGLRLLVVDTRVIHALVDGGYEARRSSCEQAATILGVTSLREVEDVPAALSRIADPVVRRRARHVLTEMSRVGDALLALEAGDHESFGVAMTGSHESLRDDFEVSCPELDAVVETSLEHGALGARMTGGGFGGSAIALLPHALVAEVVQAVRSRFHHQRWPAPAFALVEASAGGRVLDPPSVRPSLRSPARP from the coding sequence ATGAGCTTCCTCGATCCCGGCGACCCGGCCGACATTGCCGAGGGACTGGCCACGGCGTTCGTCGGGCGCCACCAGTGCACCCCCGATGCCGTGGCCGGTGCCCCGGGCCGGGTCAACCTGATCGGCGAGCACGTCGACTACAACGCCGGCCGGTGTCTGCCGGTCGCGCTCCCTCATGCGACCTACGCCGCCGTGCGGCTCCGCACCGACGATGTCGTCACCGTCGCAAGCCTCCAGCGCGAGGACGTGTGGACAGGTGCGTCGCGCGACCTCGGGCCCGGCGCGGCTCAGCACTGGTCGTCGTACGTCTCGGGCGTGGTGTGGACCCTTCGCGAGGACGGGCTCGACGTCCCGGGGCTCGACGTCCTCGTCGACGGCAGGGTGCCCATCGGTGCGGGCCTCTCGAGCTCGGCGGCGCTGGAGTGCTCGGTGGCGCTCGCGGTGTGCGCGGCACTGGGCGTCGACGCCGACCGCGACTTCCGGGCCGACAGGCTCGTGTCGGCGTGCATGCGCGCGGAGGCCGAGGTGGCCGGGGTGGCCACCGGCGGCATGGACCAGACGGTCTCGCTGCTCGCCGAGCGCGGGCACGCGCTGCTCATCGACTGCGTCGACGGATCGACGCAGCAGGTCCCGTGGAGCCCGGAGTCAGCCGGCCTGCGGCTCCTCGTGGTGGACACCCGGGTCATCCACGCCCTCGTGGACGGTGGCTACGAGGCCCGGCGCTCCTCGTGCGAGCAGGCGGCGACCATCCTCGGCGTCACCAGCCTGCGAGAGGTGGAGGACGTCCCCGCGGCACTGAGCCGGATCGCCGACCCCGTCGTACGACGCCGCGCCCGGCACGTCCTCACCGAGATGTCCCGGGTCGGCGACGCCTTGCTCGCTCTCGAGGCAGGCGACCACGAGTCCTTCGGCGTGGCCATGACCGGGTCGCACGAGTCCCTGCGTGACGACTTCGAGGTGTCGTGCCCCGAGCTGGACGCGGTGGTGGAGACCTCCCTCGAGCATGGTGCGCTCGGAGCCCGCATGACCGGGGGCGGCTTCGGCGGCTCCGCGATCGCGCTGCTCCCCCACGCCCTGGTCGCCGAGGTGGTCCAGGCTGTCCGTAGCCGCTTCCACCACCAGCGCTGGCCGGCGCCGGCCTTCGCGCTCGTGGAGGCGTCGGCGGGCGGACGGGTGCTGGACCCTCCGTCGGTGCGGCCGTCCCTCAGGAGTCCTGCTCGGCCTTGA
- a CDS encoding CBS domain-containing protein, with amino-acid sequence MYTRIARTARPSDTVATQMVWPVATISADSTLTEAAASLAEDEVGALAVIEHERIVGIVSERDVVQHAASERLDRVRVGDVMSLEPVTVTPSTTLRDAALVMLEAGVRHLPVVDEEEEIAGIISIRDLFAVYVKAEQDS; translated from the coding sequence ATGTACACCCGCATCGCACGCACCGCCCGACCGTCCGACACGGTCGCGACCCAGATGGTGTGGCCTGTCGCCACCATCTCCGCGGACAGCACCCTCACCGAGGCAGCGGCCTCGCTGGCCGAGGACGAGGTCGGCGCCCTGGCCGTGATCGAGCACGAGCGGATCGTCGGGATCGTCTCCGAGCGTGACGTCGTCCAGCACGCTGCTTCCGAACGGCTGGACCGGGTCAGGGTCGGGGACGTGATGAGCCTCGAACCTGTCACGGTCACGCCGTCGACGACGCTGCGTGATGCGGCCCTGGTGATGCTGGAGGCCGGCGTACGACACCTCCCGGTCGTGGACGAGGAGGAGGAGATCGCCGGGATCATCTCGATCCGCGACCTCTTCGCGGTGTACGTCAAGGCCGAGCAGGACTCCTGA
- a CDS encoding FAD-dependent oxidoreductase produces the protein MTSLWLDGSATLGSDPLPHDHDVDDLVVGAGLTGLTTALLLARAGRRVAVVEARYVGAGTTGNTTAKLSLLQGTRYSQILERQSQQVAQAYVEANREGMEWLLRFCEEHEVPVQRRDAITYAATSEHLRAARGEHDAARSLGLDVAWVESFDVPFPHVGGTLLAAQAQFDPMDVLAALVASLREHGGTLHEGSRVVDVSRTGRPQAQLEDGTRVNAETVMLATGTPILDRGLYFAKLEPLRSYALAFDLPGDSIDMYLSAGSPSRSVREAVGADGSRRLLIGGSGHVVGRGGSTIAHYDELRSWTEQHFPGARESHAWSAQDYKSHDGIPYVGELPRGGGNIFLATGFDKWGMTNAVAAARSVSARILGEPPSWARTMSRRITRPSGALQIASLNAGVGVAGVSTFIDAEARSVERVPAEGEGYVGRSRGVSRTAVSTVEGVTCALSAACTHLGGTVQWNDAEKSWDCPLHGSRFAPDGTVLEGPATTPLRPAEDE, from the coding sequence ATGACCTCCCTGTGGCTCGACGGTTCAGCGACGCTCGGGAGCGACCCGCTCCCTCATGACCACGACGTCGACGACCTGGTCGTCGGCGCGGGCCTGACAGGACTCACGACCGCGCTCCTCCTGGCCCGCGCCGGCCGCCGGGTCGCGGTCGTGGAGGCGCGGTACGTCGGCGCGGGGACGACCGGCAACACGACGGCGAAGCTCTCCCTCCTTCAAGGCACCAGGTACTCGCAGATCCTGGAGCGCCAGTCACAGCAGGTGGCACAGGCCTACGTCGAGGCCAACCGGGAGGGCATGGAGTGGCTCCTGCGGTTCTGCGAGGAGCACGAAGTTCCGGTCCAGCGTCGCGATGCCATCACCTATGCGGCCACGTCGGAGCACCTGCGTGCCGCCCGGGGCGAGCACGATGCGGCGCGCAGCCTCGGCCTCGACGTGGCCTGGGTCGAGAGCTTCGACGTCCCGTTCCCTCACGTGGGCGGCACTCTCCTCGCCGCGCAGGCCCAGTTCGACCCGATGGACGTCCTGGCAGCCTTGGTCGCGTCGCTCCGCGAGCACGGTGGCACCCTCCACGAGGGCTCTCGGGTCGTCGACGTCTCCCGGACCGGCCGCCCCCAGGCCCAGCTCGAGGACGGCACCCGTGTCAACGCCGAGACCGTCATGCTCGCGACCGGTACGCCGATCCTCGACCGGGGCCTCTACTTCGCCAAGCTCGAGCCGCTGCGGTCCTACGCACTGGCCTTCGACCTCCCGGGCGACTCGATCGACATGTACCTCTCCGCGGGATCGCCGTCACGGTCGGTCCGTGAGGCTGTCGGTGCCGATGGGTCGAGACGCCTGCTGATCGGAGGAAGCGGCCATGTCGTCGGCCGCGGTGGGTCGACCATCGCGCACTACGACGAGCTGCGCAGCTGGACCGAGCAGCACTTCCCCGGGGCCCGCGAGAGCCACGCCTGGTCGGCCCAGGACTACAAGTCGCACGACGGCATCCCCTACGTGGGCGAGCTGCCGCGGGGCGGCGGCAACATCTTCCTCGCGACCGGCTTCGACAAGTGGGGAATGACGAACGCCGTGGCGGCGGCGCGCTCGGTGTCCGCGCGCATCCTGGGCGAGCCCCCGTCGTGGGCGAGGACGATGAGCCGCCGGATCACCCGCCCCTCCGGTGCGCTCCAGATCGCGTCCCTGAACGCCGGTGTCGGGGTGGCGGGAGTGAGCACCTTCATCGATGCGGAGGCCCGCAGCGTCGAGCGCGTGCCTGCCGAGGGCGAGGGGTACGTCGGCCGCTCGCGAGGCGTCTCGAGGACGGCGGTGTCCACGGTGGAAGGCGTGACGTGCGCCCTCAGTGCCGCCTGCACTCACCTCGGTGGCACGGTGCAGTGGAACGACGCGGAGAAGTCCTGGGACTGCCCCCTGCACGGGTCCCGGTTCGCCCCCGACGGGACCGTGCTGGAGGGGCCGGCGACCACGCCGCTGCGGCCGGCCGAGGACGAATGA
- a CDS encoding LLM class flavin-dependent oxidoreductase yields the protein MTKKIGFLNFGHWTDSPHSQVRTASDALLQSIELAEAAEELGADGAYFRVHHFAQQLASPFPLLAAIGARTSRIEIGTGVIDMRYENPLYMAEDAGAADLIAGGRLQLGISRGSPEQVIDGWRYFGYQPAEGADASDMARQHTDVLLEVLTGKGFAQPNPRPMFPNPPGLLRPEPHSPGLRDRIWWGAASDATARWAAEKGMHLMSSTLKADETGEPFHVQQRKQIEVFRDAWAAAGHEVEPRVSVSRSIMPITTDQDRAYFGHEGSSSDQFGNIEANLRAVFGRTYAAEPDRLVEQLADDEAIAAADTLLLTVPNQLGVDYNAHILESVLTDVAPALGWR from the coding sequence ATGACCAAGAAGATCGGGTTCCTCAACTTCGGGCACTGGACCGACTCCCCGCACTCCCAGGTCCGCACCGCCTCAGACGCACTGCTCCAGTCGATCGAGCTGGCGGAGGCGGCCGAGGAGCTGGGTGCTGACGGCGCCTACTTCCGCGTGCACCACTTCGCCCAGCAGCTCGCCTCGCCGTTCCCGCTCCTCGCCGCCATCGGTGCGCGCACCAGCCGCATCGAGATCGGCACGGGCGTGATCGACATGCGCTACGAGAACCCGCTCTACATGGCCGAGGACGCCGGAGCGGCCGACCTCATCGCGGGGGGGCGACTGCAGCTGGGCATCAGCCGCGGATCACCGGAGCAGGTCATCGACGGATGGCGCTACTTCGGCTACCAGCCGGCCGAGGGTGCCGACGCCTCCGACATGGCGCGCCAGCACACCGACGTCCTGCTCGAGGTCCTCACCGGCAAGGGCTTCGCCCAGCCCAACCCGCGGCCGATGTTCCCTAACCCTCCAGGCCTGCTGCGACCCGAGCCGCACTCGCCCGGCCTGCGCGACCGCATCTGGTGGGGTGCTGCCTCGGACGCGACGGCGCGTTGGGCCGCGGAGAAGGGCATGCACCTGATGAGCTCGACGCTGAAGGCCGACGAGACGGGCGAGCCGTTCCACGTCCAGCAGCGCAAGCAGATCGAGGTCTTCCGCGACGCCTGGGCAGCAGCCGGGCACGAGGTCGAGCCGCGGGTCTCGGTGAGCCGGTCGATCATGCCGATCACCACCGACCAGGACCGCGCCTACTTCGGGCACGAGGGGTCGAGCTCGGACCAGTTCGGCAACATCGAGGCCAACCTCCGCGCGGTCTTCGGCCGCACCTACGCCGCTGAGCCCGACCGGCTCGTGGAGCAGCTCGCCGACGACGAGGCGATCGCGGCGGCCGACACACTGCTCCTCACCGTCCCCAACCAGCTGGGCGTCGACTACAACGCGCACATCCTCGAGTCCGTCCTCACCGACGTCGCCCCTGCTCTCGGCTGGCGGTGA